A window of Caretta caretta isolate rCarCar2 chromosome 11, rCarCar1.hap1, whole genome shotgun sequence contains these coding sequences:
- the SP5 gene encoding transcription factor Sp5 codes for MAAVAVLRNDSLQAFLQDRTPSASPDLAKHSPLALLAATCSRIGQPGTAPSDFLQVSYDPALGSPSRIFHPWSSEMPAHSPGGLPPPHPSLGLTPQKSHLQPSFGGAHELPLTPPADPSYAYEFSPVKMLPSSMAALPSSCPPAYVPYAAQAALPPGYSNLLPPPQPCRQLSPNPAPEDIPWWSLQQAGAPGGCGHRFPGAALPRSLVLGPSDLAQYQTQIAALLQTKPPLAATARRCRRCRCPNCQAAAGSAPEAEPGRKKQHICHIPGCGKVYGKTSHLKAHLRWHTGERPFVCNWLFCGKSFTRSDELQRHLRTHTGEKRFACPVCNKRFMRSDHLAKHVKTHQNKKLKAAGDGVKREDTRGL; via the exons ATGGCCGCAGTGGCTGTCCTCCGGAACGACTCCCTGCAGGCTTTCCTCCAG GATCGCACCCCCAGCGCCTCTCCAGACTTGGCGAAGCACTCGCCCCTGGCGCTCTTGGCCGCCACCTGTAGCCGGATCGGACAGCCGGGCACCGCCCCTTCGGATTTCCTGCAGGTCTCCTACGACCCAGCTCTGGGATCCCCATCCAGGATCTTCCACCCGTGGAGTAGCGAGATGCCAGCCCATTCCCCCGGGGGGCTCCCCCCTCCGCATCCCAGCCTGGGGCTCACCCCCCAGAAGAGCCACCTGCAGCCTTCCTTCGGGGGCGCTCACGagctgcccctcacccccccggCTGACCCCTCCTACGCCTATGAGTTCTCCCCAGTCAAGATGCTCCCTTCCTCCATGGCCGCCTTACCCTCCAGCTGCCCCCCGGCCTACGTCCCCTACGCCGCCCAGGCCGCCCTGCCTCCCGGCTACTCCAACCTGCTGcccccgccgcagccctgcagGCAGCTCTCCCCCAACCCGGCCCCCGAGGACATCCCCTGGTGGAGCCTCCAGCAAGCGGGGGCGCCGGGCGGCTGCGGCCACCGCTTCCCTGGCGCCGCCCTGCCGAGGAGCCTGGTGCTGGGCCCCTCGGACCTGGCCCAGTACCAGACGCAGATCGCCGCCCTGCTGCAGACCAAGCCACCCCTGGCGGCCACGGCCCGGCGCTGCCGCCGCTGCCGCTGCCCCAACTGCCAGGCGGCGGCGGGCAGCGCCCCGGAGGCGGAGCCGGGCCGGAAGAAGCAGCACATCTGCCACATCCCGGGCTGCGGCAAGGTCTACGGCAAGACCTCGCACCTGAAGGCGCATCTGCGCTGGCACACGGGCGAGCGGCCCTTCGTCTGCAACTGGCTCTTCTGCGGCAAGAGCTTCACGCGCTCCGACGAGCTGCAGCGGCACCTGCGGACTCACACGGGCGAGAAGCGCTTCGCCTGCCCCGTCTGCAACAAGCGCTTCATGCGCAGCGACCACCTGGCCAAGCACGTGAAGACCCACCAGAACAAGAAGCTCAAAGCCGCGGGCGACGGCGTGAAGCGGGAGGACACGCGGGGCCTGTGA